The Micropterus dolomieu isolate WLL.071019.BEF.003 ecotype Adirondacks linkage group LG22, ASM2129224v1, whole genome shotgun sequence genome contains a region encoding:
- the c2cd5 gene encoding C2 domain-containing protein 5 isoform X7 has protein sequence MGSGGSTGKEAGPLKTLLRQQTQTALEHREFPFFTLTSFPPGFLVHVGGVVSARSVKLLDRIHNPDEPETRDAWWEEIRQEIKSHAKALGCHAVVGYSESTSICEEVCILSASGTAAILNPRYMREGCLEIGITDHRFEDPSPPSCGFCHIPYDELNMPFPAQLTYCYHCRRQKVPDVLFTTIDLPQEAAVTGKGCLIQARLCRLKKKAQGEVNATAISNLLPFMEYELHTQLMNKLKLRSMNALFGLHIQISVGENMLLGLATATGVYLSALPAPGGFQIAGKTSGDLSNEHHILTIQKRINDTIAKNKELYQINPPELIEEVVGSPIPESRQRSRLFRSHSESSDELSELDLSHGKKDAFVLEIDDTDAVEDIHSLLTDAPTPTGFYSCNTEIMPGIYNWTSGVQMFTSVRVFRLSNANLTNQGLNKIFTDLCENLLKSFYFKLRSMIPCCLCNLNFTVAVPEEELIQVAVTAVAMTFDKDQTQEKPADKPITKGCGETEEQLQFPLELCADSSSANIQQSSKSSGLPESNIVSSRAASVDYGSFADRCSTWLELLRLKAHTIRRGSVKTSRRTQSLAHSVSSLERSSPLPEGRSRSLRSNRSFGGSSVAVVKMTPLSFLPGTRIIKYLGIINMFFIRETTSLREEGGVSGFLHSFIAEVFSMVRAHVAALGGNALVSYSMKECMLMENPNKNQAQCLINVSGDAVICVRETDQEPVSSTTNVGQTCTSGTDGAT, from the exons ATGGGCAGTGGGGGCAGCACCGGGAAGGAGGCAGGGCCTCTGAAGACCCTGCTCAGACAGCAGACGCAGACGGCTCTCGAGCATAGG GAGTTCCCCTTCTTCACCTTGACGTCTTTCCCACCTGGTTTTCTGGTTCATGTCGGTGGGGTGGTCAGCGCTCGCTCTGTCAAACTGCTGGACCGTATACACAACCCTG atGAGCCAGAAACTCGCGATGCCTGGTGGGAGGAGATTCGCCAGGAGATCAAATCTCATGCCAAAGCTCTTGGTTGCCATGCTGTTGTGGGGTACAGTGAGAGCACTAGCATCTG TGAGGAGGTGTGTATCCTGTCAGCATCAGGCACAGCGGCCATCCTGAATCCTCGGTATATGCGCGAAGGCTGCCTAGAAATTGGAATCACCGACCACAG GTTTGAGGACCCGTCTCCCCCAAGCTGTGGCTTCTGCCACATCCCGTATGATGAGCTCAACATGCCCTTTCCCGCCCAGCTCACCTACTGTTACCACTGTAGACGACAAAAG gTTCCTGATGTGCTGTTTACAACAATCGACCTGCCGCAAGAAGCAGCTGTCACAGGGAAGGGCTGCCTTATCCAGGCCAG ACTGTGTCGTCTAAAAAAGAAGGCCCAAGGTGAAGTGAATGCGACGGCCATCTCCAACCTGCTGCCTTTCATGGAGTATGAGCTGCACACTCAGCTGATGAACAAACTGAAGCTGCGGAGCATGAACGCTCTGTTTGGCTTACATATACAGATCAGCGTCGGAGAAAACATGCTCCTGGGTCTGGCT ACTGCTACAGGAGTCTACCTGTCAGCCTTGCCGGCACCAGGGGGTTTCCAGATTGCTGGGAAGACTTCTGGTGACCTGAGTAATGAGCACCACATCCTCACCATCCAGAAAAGGATCAATGACACCATAGCCAAGAACAAAGAGCTCTATCAAATTAACCCTCCG GAGCTGATTGAAGAGGTTGTGGGTTCTCCGATTCCTGAGTCGAGGCAACGATCCAGACTTTTCCGCTCCCACTCAGAAAGCTCAGACGAACTGTCAGAACTGGACCTCTCCCATGGCAAGAAGGATGCCTTTGTCCTGGAG ATTGATGACACTGATGCTGTAGAGGACATCCACTCCCTCCTCACTGATGCCCCTACCCCTACCG GTTTCTACAGCTGCAACACGGAGATCATGCCTGGGATTTACAACTGGACTTCAGGAGTTCAG ATGTTTACATCAGTGAGGGTATTTAGGTTGAGTAATGCCAACCTTACTAACCAAGGCTTGAACAAGATCTTCACTGACCTATGTGAGAATCTGCTAAAG AGTTTTTACTTCAAGTTGCGCTCTATGATCCCCTGCTGTCTTTGTAATCTCAACTTCACTGTAGCAGTGCCAGAAGAAGAACTCATACAG GTCGCAGTGACAGCGGTTGCCATGACGTTTGACAAAGACCAGACTCAGGAGAAGCCAGCAGACAAGCCCATCACAAAAG GATGCGGTGAGACTGAAGAGCAGCTACAGTTTCCGCTGGAGTTGTGCGCAGACTCGTCATCTGCCAACATTCAGCAATCATCCAAAAGCTCAG gTCTCCCAGAGAGTAACATTGTCTCATCCAGAG CTGCCTCCGTTGATTACGGTTCCTTTGCAGACAGATGCAGCACCTGGCTAGAGCTGCTTAGGCTGAAAGCTCACACCATAAGACGAGGATCAGTTAAGACAAGTAGGAGGACACAGTCTCTAGCACACTCTG TCTCGTCTTTGGAGCGCTCCAGTCCGTTGCCTGAGGGACGGTCCCGCTCGCTACGCTCCAACCGCTCGTTTGGGGGCAGTTCTGTTGCCGTGGTGAAGATGACACCGCTATCCTTCCTCCCTGGGACACGCATCATTAAATACCTAGGAATcatcaacatgttttttatCAGAGAGACTACATCGTTGCGGGAG GAAGGCGGGGTCAGTGGCTTCCTCCATTCATTCATAGCAGAGGTGTTTTCAATGGTTCGAGCCCATGTAGCAGCCCTGGGTGGCAATGCACTGGTGTCCTACAGCATGAAAGAGTGTATGTTAATGGAAAATCCAAACAAGaaccag GCGCAGTGTCTCATTAATGTGAGTGGTGATGCCGTCATCTGTGTCAGGGAAACGGACCAGGAGCCCGTTTCCTCAACGACAAATGTCGGACAGACCTGCACTAGCGGAACAGATGGGGCTACATGA